A section of the Streptomyces sp. NBC_00178 genome encodes:
- a CDS encoding SIS domain-containing protein, with protein sequence MSHVETETAGQPECWRRAEETAADRRAALPARGERIAVVGCGTSYYMAQACAALREESGQGESDAYAASEFPFGRTYDRVVALTRSGTTTEVLDLLTRLRGSTRTVAVTADPLTPVMGAADEVVVLDYADERSVVQTRFATTALTLFRAHLGLHTEQAVRDAETALAGPLPEGLLEATQFSFLGRGWTVGLANEAALKMKEASLSWTESYPAMEYRHGPISIATAGTATWMFGPAPEGLAEQVRATGARWVESDLDPLADLVRVQRLAIARATARGLDPDLPRHLTRSVVLDGTDAA encoded by the coding sequence ATGTCCCATGTCGAGACCGAGACAGCCGGCCAGCCGGAGTGCTGGCGCCGTGCCGAGGAGACCGCCGCGGACCGGCGGGCGGCCCTGCCCGCGAGGGGTGAGCGCATCGCCGTCGTCGGCTGCGGCACGTCCTACTACATGGCGCAGGCCTGCGCCGCGTTGCGCGAGGAATCGGGTCAGGGCGAGTCGGACGCGTACGCCGCCTCGGAGTTCCCCTTCGGCCGCACGTACGACCGGGTGGTGGCTCTGACGCGTTCGGGCACCACGACGGAGGTGCTGGACCTGCTGACCCGGCTGCGGGGCTCCACCCGGACCGTCGCGGTGACCGCGGACCCGCTGACGCCGGTGATGGGCGCCGCCGACGAGGTGGTCGTCCTCGACTACGCCGACGAACGCTCGGTGGTCCAGACCCGCTTCGCCACCACCGCACTGACACTGTTCCGCGCACACCTCGGCCTGCACACCGAGCAGGCCGTACGGGATGCGGAGACCGCGCTGGCCGGACCCCTGCCCGAAGGCCTCCTGGAGGCGACCCAGTTCAGCTTCCTGGGGCGCGGCTGGACGGTCGGACTGGCCAACGAGGCGGCGCTCAAGATGAAGGAGGCGTCGCTGTCCTGGACCGAGTCGTATCCGGCGATGGAATACCGCCACGGGCCCATCAGCATCGCCACGGCCGGGACCGCCACGTGGATGTTCGGCCCCGCGCCGGAGGGCCTGGCCGAGCAGGTACGCGCGACGGGTGCGCGCTGGGTGGAGAGCGATCTGGACCCGCTGGCCGACCTGGTCCGGGTGCAGCGCCTCGCGATCGCCCGCGCGACCGCTCGTGGTCTCGACCCGGATCTGCCGCGCCATCTGACCCGGTCGGTGGTGCTCGACGGGACGGACGCGGCCTGA
- a CDS encoding MBL fold metallo-hydrolase: MSITGGNVVGLGSGLYAWLPPKRGWGLANCGLLVSDRDALWIDTPYDTVLAGQFLAESRKLLPGGVDIARVIVTHANGDHFWGAGVLPGAEIIATREAREHIHYDPTPQQQHALVAGSDPATPLGAYLARHFGAFDWSATEQVMPTTYFTGELELTLGDYPVQVTSLPPAHTGGDLIVHLPVQRTVFSGDVIFSSTPGQPGDHPVHWAGPLDNVIDACERVLATGAEVIVPGHGPVLDPAGVREHIGYLAYVRERAHALHAGGVPAPEAARRVIAEGRYPALGLPERLVVTIGSEYRHLDGSVMPGVLQVMAEVAEVARETEAAYTGGPA, from the coding sequence ATGTCGATCACGGGCGGAAACGTCGTTGGCCTCGGCAGCGGCCTGTACGCCTGGCTGCCGCCGAAGCGGGGGTGGGGGCTGGCCAACTGCGGCCTCCTGGTATCGGACCGCGACGCCCTGTGGATCGACACCCCCTACGACACGGTGCTCGCGGGGCAGTTCCTGGCGGAGAGCCGGAAACTGCTGCCGGGCGGGGTGGACATCGCCCGGGTGATCGTCACCCACGCCAACGGTGACCACTTCTGGGGCGCCGGCGTGCTGCCCGGCGCCGAGATCATCGCCACCCGGGAAGCCCGGGAGCACATCCACTACGACCCCACCCCGCAGCAGCAGCACGCCCTGGTGGCCGGGAGCGACCCGGCGACGCCGCTCGGCGCCTACCTCGCGCGCCACTTCGGGGCCTTCGACTGGTCGGCGACCGAACAGGTCATGCCGACGACCTACTTCACCGGCGAACTCGAACTGACCCTGGGGGACTACCCGGTCCAGGTGACGTCCCTGCCGCCCGCGCACACCGGTGGCGACCTCATCGTCCATCTCCCGGTTCAGCGCACGGTGTTCAGCGGTGACGTGATCTTCTCCTCCACCCCAGGGCAGCCCGGTGACCATCCGGTGCACTGGGCCGGCCCGCTCGACAACGTGATCGACGCCTGCGAACGGGTCCTGGCCACCGGCGCCGAGGTGATCGTGCCCGGCCACGGACCCGTGCTCGACCCGGCAGGGGTGCGGGAGCACATCGGCTATCTCGCGTACGTCCGGGAGCGTGCCCACGCCCTGCACGCGGGGGGCGTTCCCGCACCCGAGGCGGCCCGCCGCGTGATCGCCGAGGGCCGCTACCCGGCACTCGGGCTTCCGGAGCGCCTGGTGGTGACGATCGGGAGCGAGTACCGGCACCTGGACGGGTCCGTCATGCCGGGAGTCCTCCAGGTGATGGCCGAAGTGGCCGAGGTCGCCAGGGAGACCGAGGCCGCGTACACCGGCGGGCCGGCGTGA
- a CDS encoding roadblock/LC7 domain-containing protein — protein sequence MSTTPTTGDLAWVLTPLLELPGVQHAVVATGDGLVEGASPGLDRASAERVAAMTATLHAAARAFTTAFTEAQSPRLAQTVVESDLGFAVVVPAGRNTTLALFAAPDAHLGNIAYQMQVQVTALTRAMHAPTRQPDAADRP from the coding sequence GTGAGCACCACTCCCACCACCGGTGATCTCGCCTGGGTGCTGACCCCGTTGCTGGAACTGCCCGGAGTACAGCACGCCGTGGTCGCGACCGGCGACGGGCTCGTCGAGGGCGCGTCGCCCGGCCTGGACCGTGCGTCCGCCGAGCGCGTCGCCGCCATGACGGCCACCCTGCACGCGGCCGCCCGCGCCTTCACCACCGCGTTCACGGAGGCGCAGTCGCCGCGCCTGGCGCAGACGGTCGTGGAGTCCGACCTGGGCTTCGCCGTCGTCGTACCCGCGGGCAGGAACACGACGCTGGCGCTGTTCGCCGCGCCCGACGCGCACCTGGGCAACATCGCCTACCAGATGCAGGTGCAGGTCACCGCGCTGACCAGGGCCATGCACGCCCCCACCCGCCAACCGGACGCTGC
- a CDS encoding LysM peptidoglycan-binding domain-containing protein translates to MPGFSKHPRSRTSSLKRGVIAVTTGGVALALPVIGATGAFAAPAQPAAAEKTVTSTALSAQGIAAKHATPKSYSVVVGDTLAKIAREHSVHGGWKALYEENKKVVGSNPDLIHPGLELTLGGKHAKKSADKPAKSHKADRTENRASGRADRSERANTELAAQGAPAAAAPVAERTAYTNNLDGWIKESLAVMAEHGIPGTYEGIHRNIMRESSGNPMAINNWDSNAAAGIPSKGLLQVIDPTFQAYHVPGTSLDSYDPVANITAACNYAADRYGSIDNVFGAY, encoded by the coding sequence ATGCCCGGTTTTTCCAAGCACCCTCGTTCCAGGACCAGTTCGCTGAAGCGCGGCGTCATCGCCGTGACCACGGGTGGAGTCGCTCTCGCGCTGCCCGTGATCGGCGCGACCGGTGCCTTCGCCGCCCCGGCCCAGCCGGCCGCCGCTGAAAAGACGGTGACGTCGACTGCCCTGTCCGCACAGGGAATTGCCGCAAAGCACGCCACGCCCAAGAGCTATTCCGTCGTCGTCGGCGACACCCTCGCCAAGATCGCTCGCGAGCATTCGGTCCACGGCGGCTGGAAGGCCCTCTACGAGGAGAACAAGAAGGTTGTCGGATCGAACCCCGACCTCATTCACCCCGGCCTCGAGCTGACCCTCGGCGGCAAGCACGCCAAGAAGTCCGCGGACAAGCCGGCGAAGTCCCACAAGGCCGACAGGACCGAAAACAGGGCTTCCGGCCGTGCCGACCGTTCGGAGCGCGCCAACACCGAGCTCGCCGCGCAGGGCGCACCGGCTGCCGCGGCCCCCGTCGCCGAGCGGACCGCGTACACGAACAACCTCGACGGCTGGATCAAGGAGTCGCTGGCCGTCATGGCCGAGCACGGCATCCCCGGCACCTACGAGGGCATCCACCGCAACATCATGCGCGAGTCGTCCGGTAACCCGATGGCCATCAACAACTGGGACTCGAACGCCGCTGCGGGCATCCCGTCCAAGGGTCTGCTGCAGGTCATCGACCCGACCTTCCAGGCCTACCACGTGCCCGGCACGTCGCTGGACAGCTACGACCCGGTCGCCAACATCACGGCCGCGTGCAACTACGCCGCCGACCGTTACGGCTCGATCGACAACGTCTTCGGGGCCTACTGA
- a CDS encoding ATP-binding protein, whose amino-acid sequence MSRPRQQERGDAVVAWIVALIAVLAAIWSAVQTQQARRDAYGASARAELTERQAKAAEARTLALTEEIRQLARKRIPAAATALSHRTAVVPGLREAAGIEGDAARLLTEAVAAARTAILEERRRVDAAARSAMRGTSAKIQSLLNQSQHLLQELQHEYDDPRILQLDFRNELALRRTQATAVLCDAWPGLARQNSPLVEVVLGAQSRVAGYERVKVANHLRQERLALVARAAEPLAIALAELLANATAYSHPDTEVPVTVQQTAGRGALILVDDAGIGMDDDALKRARALLTGPAEVLLTELGDPPRTGFAVVGRLIARYGFSCHIEPSPYGGMRAMLRIPAHLLTVMDDDRTLSVLAPKPVDARAAEADTAPAAAEAGPAPAAVEAGPAPAAAAADEPAGAGAAGDPGARTTPDTPDGGGPATGLPTRRRRSRRTDAPGTPAASARAVDDEPVLRTPEQAGAAWTALQEGTLSGRQAPAPAPAPSASSSDDQGDDET is encoded by the coding sequence GTGAGCCGTCCCCGACAACAGGAACGCGGTGACGCCGTGGTGGCATGGATCGTGGCCCTCATCGCCGTCCTGGCGGCGATATGGTCCGCCGTACAGACGCAGCAGGCCAGACGGGACGCCTACGGCGCCTCGGCACGAGCCGAACTGACCGAACGTCAGGCCAAGGCGGCCGAGGCCAGGACCCTCGCGCTCACCGAGGAGATACGCCAGCTGGCCCGGAAGCGGATCCCCGCGGCGGCCACCGCCCTGTCCCACCGGACCGCGGTCGTCCCCGGCCTGCGCGAGGCCGCCGGCATCGAAGGCGATGCCGCGCGCCTGCTGACCGAGGCGGTGGCGGCGGCGCGCACGGCGATCCTGGAGGAACGCCGCCGCGTCGACGCGGCGGCACGCTCCGCCATGCGGGGCACCTCCGCCAAGATCCAGTCGCTGCTCAACCAGTCGCAGCACCTGCTGCAGGAGCTTCAGCACGAGTACGACGACCCGCGCATCCTGCAACTCGACTTCCGCAACGAACTGGCACTGCGCCGCACCCAGGCCACGGCCGTGCTGTGCGACGCGTGGCCCGGGCTCGCCCGCCAGAACTCCCCGCTCGTCGAGGTCGTGCTCGGTGCCCAGTCCAGGGTGGCCGGATACGAACGCGTCAAGGTCGCCAACCACCTCCGCCAGGAGCGGCTCGCCCTGGTCGCCCGGGCGGCCGAGCCCCTCGCCATCGCGCTCGCCGAGCTGCTGGCCAACGCCACGGCGTACTCGCACCCGGACACCGAAGTGCCGGTCACGGTCCAGCAGACCGCCGGCCGCGGCGCCCTCATCCTGGTCGACGACGCGGGCATCGGCATGGACGACGACGCGCTGAAGAGGGCCCGCGCACTGCTCACCGGACCCGCCGAGGTCCTGCTCACCGAACTCGGCGACCCGCCGCGGACCGGCTTCGCCGTGGTGGGGCGACTCATCGCGCGCTACGGCTTCAGCTGCCACATCGAGCCGTCACCGTACGGAGGGATGCGCGCCATGCTCCGGATCCCGGCGCACCTGCTCACGGTGATGGACGACGACCGCACCCTGTCCGTGCTCGCGCCGAAGCCCGTTGACGCGCGTGCGGCAGAGGCGGACACCGCTCCCGCCGCCGCAGAGGCAGGCCCCGCTCCCGCCGCCGTGGAGGCAGGCCCCGCTCCCGCTGCCGCCGCCGCGGACGAACCGGCAGGGGCCGGGGCGGCCGGCGACCCCGGCGCGCGAACCACCCCCGACACGCCGGACGGCGGCGGCCCTGCCACCGGGCTGCCCACCCGTCGCCGCCGCTCCCGCAGGACGGACGCGCCCGGCACGCCCGCCGCCTCCGCACGGGCGGTGGACGACGAGCCGGTGCTCCGGACCCCGGAACAGGCCGGAGCCGCCTGGACCGCCCTCCAGGAGGGCACCCTCAGCGGCAGGCAGGCTCCCGCGCCGGCGCCCGCACCCTCAGCATCCTCATCGGACGACCAAGGAGACGACGAGACGTGA